The following coding sequences lie in one Candidatus Neptunochlamydia sp. REUL1 genomic window:
- a CDS encoding OmpH family outer membrane protein: MKKRQIFILLTSLLCLTSLKSFAEEIPYGIVNFTNCVTESKHGKQEQESFEKLREQMTTLMTDIEKQLNDIATKFNDPEFVDSLSPEAEQEMKARFQTLSEEHNRYQNQYMQVMQQANMQLMQTLNGHVQKASENVAKKRKLPMVVREEACFFYNPSFDITKSVIDEMDKSFDKENAAQAPANQAKK; encoded by the coding sequence ATGAAAAAGCGACAGATTTTCATTCTACTTACCTCTCTACTCTGTCTTACATCTCTTAAGAGCTTCGCAGAAGAAATCCCTTACGGAATTGTGAATTTTACAAATTGTGTCACAGAGTCTAAACATGGGAAGCAAGAGCAGGAATCATTTGAAAAGCTCCGCGAGCAAATGACAACCTTGATGACCGATATCGAAAAACAACTTAACGACATTGCAACAAAGTTCAATGATCCAGAGTTTGTTGATAGTCTCTCTCCTGAAGCTGAGCAAGAAATGAAAGCTCGTTTTCAAACACTCAGTGAAGAGCACAATCGGTACCAAAATCAATACATGCAAGTCATGCAGCAAGCTAATATGCAGCTCATGCAAACCCTAAATGGGCATGTTCAAAAAGCATCTGAAAATGTTGCTAAAAAGAGAAAACTTCCTATGGTTGTCCGCGAAGAAGCATGCTTCTTCTACAATCCTTCGTTTGATATCACCAAGTCTGTCATTGATGAGATGGATAAGAGTTTTGATAAAGAAAATGCAGCACAAGCTCCTGCTAATCAAGCGAAAAAATAG
- the bamA gene encoding outer membrane protein assembly factor BamA — translation MKSIFAASPASEIYENKRVGKIAIVIENLPRGATFNQERVLAKLRTKSGDPFSQLTFDRDLKTLSEEYDRAVPTMETSQGEVYITIKLWQKPMIRAISWSGNGKVKTHKLQKELGIKAHTVFNREDFNKAFNKVKEFYVKKGYFDSQLEYKLIPYGNTNEVDVEITVHEGNSGHIKKICFNGFKKHEESRILEFMTTKKYNFFTSWITGTGNYHDEALEHDKLVIVNYLQNEGFADARVNIQVKETEEGRLEISINADKGELFHFGDITVSGNELLTEEQIEKAMIIKDGSIFSPEKLRDSVQNIKDLYGKDGYIETDVHYTLHLSRSVPVYNIDIQISEGDQFKIGLIRVLGNSSTNKNVILRESLLVPGEVFDTRRLKVTQQRLEAMGYFKSVNVYPVKTPEDQELGENYRDVIIEVEETTTGSLSLFFGFSTVDDLFGGLDLAENNFDHRGLTKWWREGMSSFRGAGEYAHARVQIGKKQQSYTIAWMDPYFRDTLWRFGFDLNYSKTGLQSDDYYVNAYGGSIFASYPLTAYWTYGTNLRFRKNITHVDEKKLSYDAIKELRNNGYVTGISNSISYDSRDNAFKPHRGFYSSTQVEIGAVMLKQKENKSSNTIFPFIKASYLNAYYYPVWRKGTLKLRWDFKFLFPFAEGSAENLPISEKFFLGGETSVRGYKPYILGPHFDNDKGKEKDDPTGGLSSALLSIEYNQNIFRMLDLFTFFDGGSISADQFDVPSLRMSWGVGARIELGNRVPIMLGLGFPINPERKDDKKNFFISMGGQF, via the coding sequence ATGAAGTCCATTTTCGCTGCCTCTCCGGCATCCGAAATATACGAAAATAAACGGGTAGGAAAAATCGCGATTGTCATAGAGAACCTGCCGCGAGGTGCTACGTTTAATCAAGAACGTGTCCTCGCTAAGCTAAGAACCAAATCAGGCGACCCCTTCTCTCAGCTCACCTTTGATCGTGATTTAAAGACCCTATCTGAAGAGTATGACCGCGCTGTTCCTACGATGGAAACCAGTCAGGGAGAAGTCTATATTACGATTAAACTCTGGCAAAAACCAATGATCCGCGCCATTTCGTGGAGTGGTAATGGAAAGGTTAAGACTCACAAGCTTCAAAAGGAACTTGGAATCAAGGCCCACACCGTTTTTAATCGAGAAGACTTTAACAAAGCTTTTAACAAGGTTAAAGAATTCTATGTCAAGAAGGGGTACTTCGACTCCCAGCTTGAATATAAGCTGATTCCTTATGGGAACACGAACGAAGTAGATGTTGAGATTACGGTCCATGAAGGAAACTCAGGGCACATCAAAAAGATTTGTTTCAATGGATTCAAAAAACACGAAGAATCAAGAATCCTCGAGTTCATGACGACGAAAAAGTACAATTTTTTCACGAGTTGGATTACAGGAACTGGCAACTACCATGATGAAGCTCTTGAGCATGACAAGCTTGTTATCGTAAACTACTTGCAGAATGAAGGTTTTGCAGATGCACGCGTCAACATTCAGGTCAAAGAAACTGAAGAAGGGCGTCTTGAAATTTCAATTAATGCCGATAAAGGTGAGCTCTTCCATTTTGGAGATATTACAGTCTCGGGAAATGAGCTTTTGACAGAAGAGCAAATCGAAAAGGCCATGATCATCAAAGATGGCTCCATCTTCTCTCCTGAAAAATTGCGCGATAGCGTTCAGAACATTAAAGATCTCTATGGAAAAGACGGTTATATAGAGACCGATGTCCATTATACCCTTCACCTTTCTCGAAGTGTCCCTGTCTACAATATTGACATTCAAATTAGTGAAGGCGACCAATTCAAGATTGGTCTCATTCGAGTCCTTGGAAATAGCTCAACGAATAAGAATGTTATTCTAAGAGAATCTCTATTGGTTCCTGGAGAAGTGTTTGACACTAGAAGGCTAAAAGTCACTCAGCAACGTCTTGAAGCTATGGGCTATTTCAAGTCAGTCAATGTGTACCCAGTGAAAACTCCTGAAGACCAGGAACTTGGTGAAAACTACCGTGATGTTATTATTGAAGTCGAAGAAACAACAACTGGAAGCTTGAGCCTCTTCTTTGGGTTCAGTACAGTTGACGACCTATTCGGAGGCCTTGACCTCGCTGAAAACAACTTTGACCATCGCGGCCTCACTAAATGGTGGCGTGAGGGAATGTCCTCGTTTAGGGGTGCTGGAGAATATGCTCATGCACGTGTTCAGATCGGTAAGAAGCAGCAAAGCTATACCATCGCCTGGATGGACCCTTATTTCAGAGATACTCTCTGGCGTTTTGGTTTTGACCTCAACTATTCAAAAACTGGGCTACAGTCTGACGATTATTACGTAAATGCTTATGGAGGATCTATTTTTGCAAGCTACCCTCTGACAGCCTACTGGACCTACGGAACAAATTTGCGTTTTCGCAAGAATATCACACATGTAGATGAAAAAAAATTAAGTTATGACGCGATTAAGGAGCTTCGTAATAATGGCTACGTAACAGGTATCTCAAACTCAATTTCCTATGATTCAAGAGATAACGCCTTTAAGCCTCATAGAGGGTTTTACTCTTCCACACAAGTGGAGATCGGAGCAGTCATGCTAAAACAAAAAGAAAACAAGTCATCAAACACTATTTTCCCATTCATAAAAGCTAGCTATTTGAATGCTTATTATTATCCCGTGTGGAGGAAAGGAACCCTTAAACTTCGCTGGGACTTTAAATTCCTTTTTCCATTTGCTGAAGGTTCGGCAGAGAATCTCCCGATTAGTGAGAAATTCTTTTTGGGAGGTGAAACTTCTGTTCGTGGATACAAACCCTATATCCTAGGGCCCCACTTTGATAATGATAAAGGAAAGGAAAAAGACGACCCTACGGGTGGCCTCTCCTCAGCTCTCCTTTCTATCGAATACAACCAGAATATCTTTAGAATGCTGGACCTTTTCACCTTCTTTGATGGTGGTTCAATTTCTGCTGATCAGTTTGATGTCCCAAGTCTTAGGATGAGTTGGGGTGTCGGAGCTCGGATTGAACTTGGAAACCGCGTTCCTATCATGCTCGGTTTAGGCTTCCCAATTAACCCTGAGAGAAAAGATGACAAGAAAAACTTCTTTATCTCGATGGGCGGACAATTTTAA
- the lpxD gene encoding UDP-3-O-(3-hydroxymyristoyl)glucosamine N-acyltransferase, whose amino-acid sequence MTKHFSLAELSELTQTELVGDPEFKICSVDNLESASEKDASFLANPKYTEAMKQSSAGVICIDEKTSQVKGKNFLVGSNPSRTFQLIAEAVLSSTHQHSGFKGVHPSAVVHETATIGKDVTIGPCAVVDAYAVIGDKTEIYPNVYVGVSVVVGEKCTLYSNSNVRERCVLGNRVILQPGAVIGSCGYGYTTDPKTGRHTKLEQLGAVTLEDDVEIGANTTIDRARFKSTLVRKGTKLDNLVQIAHNVELGQNNIIVSQTGIAGSAKLGNNVFLGGQAGVVGHIEICDNVKIATRGGVSKSISKPGIYGGGPVSPMPEFNKRQVLLRKIATFVKDLASLKKRVEKLEKS is encoded by the coding sequence ATGACCAAACACTTTTCACTGGCTGAGCTCTCTGAGCTCACCCAAACAGAACTTGTCGGCGATCCAGAGTTTAAGATTTGTAGCGTTGACAATCTCGAATCGGCATCCGAAAAGGATGCCTCTTTTTTAGCAAATCCTAAGTATACCGAAGCAATGAAACAGTCAAGTGCGGGTGTTATCTGCATTGATGAAAAAACAAGTCAAGTGAAGGGGAAAAACTTCCTTGTGGGAAGTAACCCTTCTCGCACCTTCCAGCTCATTGCTGAAGCTGTTCTTTCCTCTACTCATCAACACTCAGGATTCAAAGGGGTTCATCCATCAGCTGTTGTCCATGAAACGGCAACAATTGGAAAGGACGTCACCATTGGCCCCTGCGCTGTGGTTGATGCTTATGCGGTAATTGGAGATAAAACTGAGATCTACCCTAATGTTTATGTTGGTGTATCAGTAGTTGTTGGAGAAAAGTGCACTCTCTACTCTAATTCAAACGTAAGAGAAAGGTGTGTCCTTGGCAACAGAGTCATATTGCAGCCTGGAGCCGTCATTGGTTCCTGCGGCTATGGATATACCACAGATCCTAAAACAGGCCGTCACACCAAGCTAGAACAGCTTGGAGCGGTAACTCTAGAAGACGATGTCGAAATCGGTGCGAACACAACAATCGATCGTGCTCGTTTCAAATCAACCCTGGTTCGCAAGGGGACCAAACTCGACAACCTGGTACAAATTGCCCACAATGTCGAACTTGGCCAAAACAATATCATTGTCTCGCAGACAGGAATTGCTGGATCGGCAAAACTCGGCAACAACGTCTTCTTAGGCGGACAAGCAGGTGTCGTGGGGCATATTGAAATCTGTGATAACGTGAAAATTGCAACGCGCGGCGGCGTCAGTAAATCAATCTCTAAGCCTGGTATCTACGGCGGCGGCCCAGTCTCCCCGATGCCAGAATTTAACAAGCGTCAAGTTCTTCTAAGAAAAATTGCAACGTTTGTAAAAGATCTAGCTTCCCTCAAAAAACGTGTTGAAAAATTAGAGAAAAGTTGA
- a CDS encoding magnesium transporter CorA family protein, giving the protein MITIYDKGEHDDEFIEIPEPKEGCWIHVEDATTNDINQISKLIDLEYTDMYDSLDRYEIPRVEKVNETVLVFTRHPMEPEAGLYTTTFTIILTKDYFITICPQKSQIVENFISQKPKLSPSNKSKFIIYILLKITQEYTLQIKKIRTSVLKQEKKMSYVDSRDITNLTHTEEILNQYLSSLVPMRSVLESITSGRYTLLYEKDQDLLEDLLNASIQSEDLCSINLRSIRSLRDSYQIIFTNQLNKTIKLLTALTIILSIPTMIASLYGMNVSLPGESAKYAFSVIMVLIVGLSILSLILFQRKKWL; this is encoded by the coding sequence ATGATTACCATCTACGATAAGGGTGAGCACGACGACGAGTTCATTGAAATCCCTGAGCCTAAAGAGGGATGCTGGATTCATGTTGAAGACGCAACCACCAATGATATCAATCAGATCAGTAAGCTGATCGACTTAGAGTATACCGATATGTATGACTCTCTCGACCGCTATGAGATCCCCCGTGTTGAAAAAGTTAATGAAACAGTTCTGGTCTTTACCCGTCACCCCATGGAACCTGAGGCGGGCCTCTATACCACTACTTTTACCATCATCCTCACAAAAGACTATTTTATTACCATCTGTCCTCAGAAAAGCCAAATCGTTGAAAACTTCATCTCCCAAAAGCCTAAACTCAGCCCCTCCAACAAATCTAAATTTATTATTTACATCCTTCTGAAGATTACGCAAGAATATACCCTGCAGATCAAGAAGATCCGGACAAGCGTCCTAAAACAAGAAAAGAAGATGTCCTACGTCGACAGTCGTGACATCACCAATCTCACCCATACCGAGGAGATCCTAAATCAGTACCTTTCCTCTCTCGTCCCCATGCGCTCAGTCCTTGAGTCGATCACCTCTGGGCGCTACACGCTGCTTTATGAGAAAGACCAAGACCTGTTAGAAGATCTATTGAATGCGAGTATCCAGTCTGAAGACCTTTGCTCGATCAACCTACGAAGTATCCGCAGCCTGCGCGACTCCTACCAAATCATCTTTACAAATCAACTGAATAAAACGATAAAACTTCTGACAGCGCTGACAATTATCCTCAGTATCCCAACAATGATTGCCTCACTATATGGAATGAACGTGTCACTTCCAGGGGAAAGCGCAAAGTACGCTTTCTCAGTTATTATGGTCTTGATTGTAGGGCTCTCGATTCTCTCTCTCATCCTCTTTCAGCGAAAGAAATGGCTCTAA
- a CDS encoding putative quorum-sensing-regulated virulence factor, whose product MTKRPIYYDTETTGVRPDKDRIIEIAAYDPVQDRTFESLINPGCPIPPEASAIHKITDEMVKEAPSFEEVAKKFTAFCSEEVVLIAHNNDAFDKPFIKNEFERNGVPFPSWPFIDSLKFSRKYRPDLPRHSLQHLREYHGIEANNAHRALDDVIILHQVFSLMIDDLTMETIIELMAQKQTLRHMPFGKHRGTPLKEMPPGYVRWLHENGALDKPDNEELKEAFAALGMLPK is encoded by the coding sequence ATGACAAAGCGCCCTATCTACTACGATACTGAAACCACCGGCGTCCGTCCTGATAAGGATCGGATTATTGAGATTGCAGCCTATGACCCTGTTCAAGATCGCACGTTCGAAAGTTTGATCAACCCTGGCTGCCCTATTCCCCCAGAGGCCAGCGCCATCCATAAGATTACCGATGAAATGGTTAAAGAGGCTCCCTCCTTCGAAGAAGTCGCCAAAAAATTTACCGCCTTCTGCTCCGAAGAAGTGGTTCTGATTGCCCATAACAATGATGCCTTTGATAAACCCTTTATCAAAAATGAGTTTGAGAGAAATGGCGTCCCTTTCCCCAGCTGGCCCTTTATCGACTCACTTAAATTTTCTCGAAAATACCGCCCTGACCTTCCACGCCACTCCCTTCAACATCTCAGAGAATATCACGGAATTGAAGCAAATAATGCACACCGTGCCCTTGACGATGTGATCATTCTTCACCAGGTTTTTTCGCTTATGATTGACGACCTTACGATGGAAACAATCATCGAGCTCATGGCCCAAAAACAAACCCTCCGCCACATGCCCTTCGGCAAGCACCGCGGCACTCCCCTCAAAGAGATGCCCCCCGGATACGTCCGCTGGCTCCATGAAAATGGGGCCCTCGACAAGCCCGATAACGAAGAGCTTAAAGAAGCCTTCGCAGCCCTCGGAATGCTCCCTAAGTAA
- the pdhA gene encoding pyruvate dehydrogenase (acetyl-transferring) E1 component subunit alpha, whose translation MAKKTIHHVKYNFFESSADAAEKALGKEGLKGILKEMLLIRHFELRAESAYQQGKVGGFFHAYMGQEAIQTAAVSAMGRDHNWWITTYRCHALAMLNGATPNEMMAELYGKVTGNAMGRGGSMHFYADRMLGGFGIVGGHLPIATGAAFSLKYQKQDGVAVCFLGDGAFVQGAIHESLNLASLWDLPCIYVIENNQWGMGTAVNRALCVQPIAEHFAPAYGMKSYTLDGMDFLSCYGGFHHIYEEVRKTGRPVLVEAVTERFRGHSISDPALYRSKEELEEAKSRDPIHLFADELKKRKVINDKEFEAMDKEQKEIVIASMKFAEESSDPDVTTLEEDVFAP comes from the coding sequence ATGGCAAAGAAAACCATTCATCACGTTAAGTATAACTTCTTTGAGTCAAGTGCTGACGCAGCGGAAAAAGCGCTCGGCAAGGAAGGGCTCAAAGGCATCTTGAAGGAGATGCTTCTCATCCGTCATTTTGAATTGCGGGCCGAATCGGCTTATCAGCAAGGAAAAGTGGGAGGGTTCTTCCATGCCTATATGGGACAGGAAGCAATCCAAACTGCTGCTGTAAGTGCAATGGGGCGGGACCATAATTGGTGGATCACAACCTATCGATGTCATGCCTTGGCAATGCTTAATGGAGCAACGCCCAATGAAATGATGGCGGAGCTGTACGGTAAGGTCACTGGAAATGCGATGGGAAGAGGGGGTTCGATGCATTTCTACGCAGATCGGATGCTTGGAGGCTTTGGAATTGTAGGAGGGCATTTGCCGATTGCGACAGGAGCTGCGTTTTCTCTAAAGTATCAGAAACAAGACGGTGTTGCGGTATGCTTTTTAGGAGATGGGGCATTTGTGCAAGGAGCGATTCATGAGTCGCTTAACTTGGCTTCTCTATGGGATCTCCCATGTATTTATGTGATTGAAAACAATCAATGGGGAATGGGAACTGCTGTGAATCGAGCTCTTTGTGTACAACCAATTGCAGAACACTTTGCTCCCGCTTATGGAATGAAATCCTATACTTTGGATGGGATGGACTTTTTAAGCTGTTATGGAGGGTTCCATCACATTTATGAAGAAGTTAGAAAAACAGGAAGGCCTGTATTGGTTGAAGCGGTGACCGAACGTTTTCGGGGACACTCTATTTCTGACCCCGCTCTTTATAGGAGCAAGGAAGAGCTTGAGGAAGCAAAAAGCCGCGACCCAATCCATCTTTTTGCAGACGAGCTTAAGAAGCGCAAAGTAATCAATGACAAAGAATTTGAAGCAATGGATAAAGAGCAAAAAGAGATTGTCATTGCTTCGATGAAATTTGCTGAAGAAAGCTCAGATCCAGATGTGACCACACTTGAGGAGGATGTTTTTGCCCCATGA
- a CDS encoding dihydrolipoamide acetyltransferase family protein → MPFTLTMPKLTPTMEGGTIVKWHKKEGDSVNDGDLLFEVATDKATVEHSALDGGFLRKILVNEGEEALVNQAVAVFTEAKDESIEGYQPEGLKQIDTEAPAEDVGATETTTPAAKKAGGVMSQVAFPIEPPLEDYTFEFDTGMHERLAASPLAKKLAKEKGIDLTSVKGTGPDGRVMSRDLDLAQPNTPASFGHKGAPTEKPGTYGEEPMSPMRKAIGEKLQASKTFIPHFYVQQDVDVEPMINLREQLKAGGIKVTYNDFIMRAAALALKEHPVVNSGFNSEGSQIVRFKTIDIAVAVSIDEGLITPIVRHVDYKNLGQISAEVRHLAGLAKEGKLQPHQYRGGSFTVSNLGMFGIHDFQAIINPPQVSILSIGGMRDCAVVKDGQVVPGKRMMLSLSSDHRVVDGADGARFICTVQKYLENPTILLI, encoded by the coding sequence ATGCCGTTTACCCTCACCATGCCGAAACTCACACCTACAATGGAAGGGGGAACCATTGTCAAGTGGCACAAAAAAGAAGGAGACTCAGTCAATGACGGAGATCTTCTTTTTGAAGTTGCAACCGATAAAGCAACTGTTGAACATAGCGCCCTTGATGGAGGGTTTCTTCGAAAAATCCTTGTGAACGAAGGGGAAGAAGCTCTCGTAAATCAAGCTGTTGCTGTTTTTACCGAGGCAAAAGATGAGAGTATTGAAGGCTATCAGCCCGAAGGACTCAAGCAAATAGATACAGAAGCACCTGCTGAAGATGTTGGTGCTACAGAGACAACAACTCCAGCTGCAAAAAAGGCGGGTGGCGTCATGTCCCAGGTTGCGTTTCCCATCGAGCCACCACTTGAAGATTATACCTTTGAATTTGATACAGGTATGCATGAGCGCCTTGCGGCATCACCCCTTGCAAAGAAGCTAGCTAAAGAGAAAGGAATTGATTTGACTTCCGTGAAAGGAACGGGTCCTGACGGACGGGTGATGAGTCGAGATTTGGATTTAGCGCAACCCAATACCCCTGCAAGTTTTGGGCATAAAGGAGCTCCCACAGAAAAGCCAGGTACTTACGGCGAAGAGCCTATGTCTCCGATGAGAAAAGCTATTGGGGAAAAACTTCAAGCTTCTAAAACCTTTATTCCCCATTTTTATGTTCAGCAAGATGTGGATGTTGAGCCAATGATCAACCTGCGCGAACAGCTTAAAGCAGGAGGGATTAAAGTCACTTATAACGACTTTATCATGCGCGCTGCAGCGCTTGCCCTTAAAGAGCATCCTGTCGTGAATAGTGGATTTAATTCTGAAGGGAGTCAGATTGTTCGATTCAAGACAATCGATATAGCCGTTGCCGTGAGTATTGATGAAGGGCTTATTACCCCTATCGTGCGTCATGTCGACTATAAAAACCTCGGGCAGATTTCGGCTGAGGTGAGACACTTAGCAGGTCTTGCTAAAGAGGGGAAACTTCAACCTCATCAATACCGTGGAGGGTCCTTTACTGTTTCGAATTTAGGAATGTTTGGAATCCACGACTTCCAAGCGATTATCAATCCCCCTCAGGTCTCGATCCTCTCAATTGGGGGAATGAGGGACTGCGCCGTTGTTAAAGACGGGCAGGTTGTTCCTGGGAAGCGCATGATGCTCTCCCTTTCTAGTGACCATAGAGTGGTTGATGGAGCAGATGGAGCACGTTTCATTTGTACAGTGCAGAAATATCTTGAAAATCCTACGATATTACTAATTTAA
- a CDS encoding alpha-ketoacid dehydrogenase subunit beta — MSDKMQTVELREAIRQAIDEEMERDDKVYLMGEEVAEYNGAYKVSKGLLDKWGPSRIIDTPIAENGFTGLSVGAAMTGLRPIVEFMSFNFSFVAFDQLVSNACKMYYMSGNRFSVPIVFRGPNGAAAQVSCQHSHCVEALYGNLPGFIIMAPSNPYDAKGLLKTAIRNNSPVIYLENELDYGMKMEIPTEEYLVPIGKAKVLNEGKHLTLISHSRMIHHCQEVVQHYARKGIEIELIDLRTIKPLDMGTICESVRKTHFAVLVEEGHIFAGISAEIGFQIQEQCFDFLDAPLNRVCQLETPLPYNKVLERESQPNPERIMAAIDETLHRRS; from the coding sequence ATGAGTGATAAAATGCAGACAGTAGAATTAAGAGAAGCAATTAGGCAAGCGATCGATGAAGAAATGGAGAGAGACGATAAAGTCTATCTCATGGGAGAAGAGGTTGCAGAGTACAACGGGGCCTACAAAGTCTCCAAGGGACTACTTGATAAGTGGGGACCAAGCCGGATTATTGATACGCCGATTGCTGAAAATGGATTTACAGGATTGAGTGTTGGTGCTGCCATGACGGGTTTGCGCCCAATTGTTGAATTCATGAGCTTCAACTTCTCATTTGTAGCCTTTGATCAACTTGTGTCAAATGCTTGCAAGATGTATTACATGTCTGGAAATCGCTTTAGTGTTCCTATCGTTTTTAGGGGACCAAATGGAGCGGCTGCTCAGGTGTCGTGTCAACATTCACATTGTGTTGAAGCCCTCTATGGAAATCTTCCCGGGTTCATTATTATGGCTCCGAGCAATCCTTATGATGCAAAGGGGCTACTTAAAACAGCGATTCGGAATAACAGTCCAGTGATCTATTTAGAGAATGAACTTGATTATGGAATGAAAATGGAGATTCCTACCGAAGAGTATCTTGTGCCGATTGGAAAGGCCAAGGTTCTCAACGAAGGGAAACATCTGACCCTTATTTCACATAGTCGCATGATTCATCACTGCCAAGAGGTAGTGCAACACTACGCAAGGAAGGGGATAGAAATTGAATTGATCGACCTTCGCACCATTAAACCACTCGATATGGGAACAATTTGCGAATCGGTTCGAAAGACCCATTTTGCGGTTCTTGTTGAAGAAGGACATATTTTTGCAGGAATTTCTGCGGAGATAGGTTTTCAGATTCAAGAACAGTGTTTTGATTTTTTAGATGCGCCGTTAAATCGAGTCTGCCAACTAGAGACGCCTCTCCCTTACAATAAAGTACTTGAGAGAGAGTCCCAGCCCAATCCAGAGCGCATTATGGCTGCAATTGACGAAACCCTACACCGCAGGAGCTGA